From the genome of Eublepharis macularius isolate TG4126 chromosome 12, MPM_Emac_v1.0, whole genome shotgun sequence, one region includes:
- the LOC129339145 gene encoding olfactory receptor 5B21-like, whose product MEMENQTEIAEFILLGFGDLLSLQIPLFLLFLTIYIVTMSGNLLIVVLIVADHHLHTPMYFFLGNLSCLEACYSSTILPRMLYSLICGDKNIFVRICIMQYFFFGGLAGTECYLLSVMSYDRYLAICIPLHYAALMNSRACRRLACGSWLNGFFASTMVTLFMSQLTFCGLNEINHFFCDSSPILKLSCSDTQLISILIFLLSSAFTLPPFVLTLTSYVYIISKIFRISSAAGRQKTFSTCSSHLTVVTIFYGTLMMVYMLPETNEFTDLNKVFSVFYTIVTPLVNPLIYSLRNREVKEALRRIIPKCGI is encoded by the coding sequence ATGGAAATGGAAAATCAAACAGAGATTGCTGAATTCATTCTCCTTGGATTTGGAGATCTCCTTTCCTTGCAAATCCCCCTGTTCCTGCTCTTCCTAACAATCTACATTGTGACCATGTCTGGGAACCTTCTCATAGTTGTACTAATTGTAGCTGATCATCATCTTCACACACCCATGTATTTTTTCTTAGGAAACTTGTCTTGCTTGGAAGCTTGTTACAGTTCAACTATCTTGCCCAGGATGCTGTACAGTCTCATATGTGGGGATAAGAACATTTTCGTTAGGATCTGCATCATGCAGTATTTTTTCTTTGGTGGTTTGGCTGGCACAGAATGTTATCTTTTATCTGTAATGTCATATGACCGGTATTTAGCAATATGTATACCTCTGCATTATGCAGCGCTTATGAACAGTAGGGCTTGCCGACGTCTGGCATGTGGATCTTGGCTAAATGGTTTTTTTGCTAGTACCATGGTAACATTGTTTATGTCACAGCTAACTTTCTGTGGCCTGAATGAAATCAACCATTTCTTCTGTGACTCGTCTCCTATTCTAAAACTATCCTGTAGTGATACACAACTTATTTCTATATTGATATTTCTTCTGTCATCTGCATTCACTCTTCCTCCTTTTGTCCTAACATTGACTTCTtatgtatatatcatttctaaaatctttAGAATTTCATCCGCAGCAGGAAGGCAAAAGACCTTCTCTACATGTTCCTCTCATCTCACAGTGGTGACCATTTTCTATGGGACTCTCATGATGGTGTACATGTTGCCAGAAACCAATGAATTTACAGATCTGAACAAAGTCTTCTCTGTCTTTTATACCATTGTGACACCCTTGGTGAACCCCCTCATCTACAGCTTGAGAAATCGAGAAGTCAAGGAAGCCCTCAGAAGAATTATTCCTAAGTGTGGGATATAG